The following proteins come from a genomic window of Solwaraspora sp. WMMA2065:
- a CDS encoding Fur family transcriptional regulator, protein MTSDLEAQLRAASLRVTRPRLAVLAALRDRPHVDTDTVLDLVRADHPTVSHQAVYDVLRVLTDAGLVRRIQPAGATARYERRVGDNHHHVVCRSCGAIADVDCATGSAPCLTASDDHGFTVDEAEVVYWGTCPGCTTDNATSLSANPEGN, encoded by the coding sequence GTGACATCCGACCTCGAGGCGCAGTTGAGGGCGGCCTCGTTGCGGGTGACCCGACCGAGGCTGGCAGTCCTCGCGGCGCTACGCGACCGCCCGCACGTCGACACCGACACGGTGCTCGACCTGGTGCGTGCCGACCACCCGACGGTGTCCCACCAGGCGGTCTACGATGTGCTGCGGGTCCTCACCGACGCCGGGCTGGTGCGGCGCATCCAGCCCGCCGGCGCGACCGCCCGCTACGAGCGGCGGGTCGGGGACAACCACCACCACGTCGTCTGCCGCTCCTGCGGCGCGATCGCCGACGTCGACTGCGCCACCGGATCCGCCCCCTGTCTCACCGCCTCCGACGACCACGGTTTCACGGTCGACGAGGCGGAGGTCGTCTACTGGGGCACCTGCCCCGGATGCACGACCGACAACGCCACTTCGTTATCGGCCAATCCGGAAGGGAACTGA